A genomic stretch from uncultured Cohaesibacter sp. includes:
- a CDS encoding globin-coupled sensor protein, with protein MVPHTRCLEPVEFLKSGLLCGEQNTISSSDISSEFPEVISELFSAMQNSSISGSLSGEDEIRKIALKQQADWEYLFQHDFGEESVKTAMSSGIDHQHKGIPAAWYIAGVGRAMLSMLPKIIKRYRFRPKELNAVLSTCMFRAFAEMSGSACGQEQSIENRAMQEVQDGRIEALERMSRSVVETNDILLQVSLLRKNTQDVTSNSQTISAAATEMVASVGELSRNSNGVAKEANQTNENVVNGRQTILKMSETMSHISTSVESTSNNVDELAAASEQIDQIVTVIENIAAQTNLLALNATIEAARAGEAGKGFAVVAAEVKNLANQTSRSTEDIIQKVSMLREGMLNIQKTMETSTSAVMEGGEAIEDTSSLMEKVSQQIGSVSGDMMEISNIIDSQKDASQEVAESIGRIADIASNNNDMVAMVVSNLSETTDFYAQQATELFDEGSHASLCYAAKVDHVLFKRKILDTCIGDGTWNSSEVPDHNHCNLGKWYDQITDSVIKNSPTFKQLMGPHKEIHAAGRRALEAHAQKDEAEMLKELHIMDQTSKEVVALLDTLAKEILLEEKRREEAA; from the coding sequence ATGGTCCCCCACACACGGTGTTTGGAGCCAGTCGAGTTTCTTAAATCTGGACTGCTCTGCGGCGAACAAAACACAATTTCATCCAGCGACATTTCATCTGAGTTTCCGGAAGTAATCTCCGAGCTTTTCTCTGCTATGCAAAACAGCAGCATTTCCGGCTCTTTGTCAGGAGAAGATGAGATAAGGAAAATTGCGTTAAAGCAACAAGCCGATTGGGAGTATCTGTTTCAGCACGATTTTGGCGAAGAGTCGGTCAAGACGGCTATGAGCTCCGGGATTGACCATCAACATAAAGGCATTCCTGCTGCCTGGTATATAGCAGGCGTTGGCCGCGCCATGCTCAGTATGCTGCCCAAAATCATCAAACGGTATCGGTTCCGCCCTAAAGAACTGAATGCAGTCTTATCGACATGTATGTTTCGCGCATTTGCAGAAATGAGCGGCTCTGCTTGTGGTCAAGAGCAATCGATCGAAAACCGAGCGATGCAAGAAGTGCAAGATGGAAGAATTGAAGCCCTTGAGAGAATGTCTCGATCTGTCGTCGAAACAAATGATATTTTGTTGCAAGTATCACTTTTGCGCAAAAACACACAAGATGTGACATCGAACAGCCAGACCATATCTGCGGCGGCAACTGAGATGGTGGCCTCCGTTGGTGAATTGTCGAGAAACAGCAACGGCGTGGCAAAGGAAGCCAACCAGACCAACGAAAATGTTGTCAATGGTCGCCAAACCATCCTCAAAATGTCAGAAACCATGTCGCACATCTCAACCTCAGTGGAGTCTACCTCCAATAATGTTGATGAGTTGGCGGCGGCTTCCGAGCAGATTGATCAGATTGTCACCGTGATTGAAAATATCGCGGCCCAGACCAATCTTCTGGCCCTGAATGCCACGATTGAGGCCGCAAGAGCCGGAGAAGCAGGCAAAGGATTTGCAGTCGTTGCCGCAGAGGTGAAGAATCTTGCCAATCAGACCTCTCGTTCAACGGAAGATATTATTCAGAAAGTTTCCATGCTGAGAGAAGGCATGCTCAATATCCAGAAAACCATGGAAACATCCACGTCTGCTGTCATGGAAGGTGGAGAAGCCATTGAGGACACATCAAGTTTGATGGAAAAGGTTTCACAGCAGATTGGGTCTGTGTCTGGCGATATGATGGAAATTTCCAATATTATCGACAGTCAGAAGGATGCCAGCCAAGAGGTTGCAGAGAGCATCGGAAGAATAGCAGACATCGCATCAAACAATAACGACATGGTGGCGATGGTTGTCTCCAATTTGTCTGAAACAACGGACTTTTATGCGCAGCAGGCAACAGAATTATTTGACGAGGGTTCACATGCTTCCCTTTGCTACGCGGCGAAAGTGGATCATGTCCTGTTTAAGCGCAAGATTTTGGATACTTGTATTGGCGATGGAACATGGAACAGCTCCGAAGTTCCAGATCACAACCATTGCAACCTGGGCAAATGGTATGATCAGATTACAGACAGTGTAATCAAGAACTCACCAACCTTTAAGCAGCTGATGGGGCCCCATAAAGAAATCCATGCCGCAGGTAGACGTGCTCTAGAGGCGCATGCCCAAAAAGATGAAGCGGAAATGCTCAAGGAACTTCATATAATGGATCAGACGAGCAAAGAGGTCGTTGCCCTTCTGGACACGTTGGCCAAAGAGATCTTGCTTGAAGAAAAACGCCGAGAAGAGGCTGCGTGA
- a CDS encoding Lrp/AsnC family transcriptional regulator yields MSIDRIDRRILAILSNNARMTNKELAFEVGLAASSVHERLKRLQESGLIAGTYTDIRLEKMGLSLKALLFIQLSEHKKNDLDRFLREVLKIPEVRAGWMISGRFDAVVEVVTENTAHLHRLVVEQFSSRKEISRIETSIAFESVVQNDLSDTLNLIDDQQNDSL; encoded by the coding sequence ATGTCCATTGACCGAATAGATCGACGAATTTTGGCTATTCTGTCGAATAATGCACGGATGACGAATAAAGAGCTCGCTTTCGAAGTGGGCTTGGCTGCATCGAGCGTCCACGAGCGGCTAAAGCGACTGCAAGAAAGCGGTTTGATTGCCGGCACCTATACGGATATTCGACTGGAAAAAATGGGCCTTTCACTCAAAGCGCTCTTGTTCATTCAATTGTCAGAGCACAAGAAGAACGATCTTGATCGTTTTCTAAGGGAGGTCTTAAAAATCCCAGAAGTTCGAGCGGGATGGATGATCAGCGGACGTTTCGATGCTGTTGTGGAAGTTGTCACAGAAAACACAGCGCACTTGCACCGGCTGGTGGTAGAGCAGTTTTCGTCTCGCAAAGAGATCAGCCGAATAGAGACATCCATTGCTTTTGAGAGTGTGGTTCAGAATGATCTGTCTGACACCCTAAATCTGATCGATGATCAACAAAATGATAGCCTCTAG
- a CDS encoding DUF2000 family protein produces the protein MFDTKIAIIIREDLAIWQKLNVTAFLMSGIAGANPSIIGSPYVDGDNNEHLPLSIQPVIVLSATANVLTNIRRRARDRNIETAAYIEEMFETGHDDANREVFSHHSLEESNTVGIALRADKKTVDKITKGAKMHS, from the coding sequence ATGTTTGACACTAAGATCGCCATCATTATTCGAGAGGACTTGGCTATTTGGCAAAAGCTCAATGTAACAGCCTTTCTGATGAGCGGAATTGCCGGAGCCAATCCCAGCATCATAGGATCTCCTTACGTCGATGGTGACAACAACGAGCATCTGCCCTTGTCCATTCAGCCGGTTATTGTTTTGTCAGCGACAGCCAATGTACTCACCAACATCCGCAGACGAGCCCGCGACCGAAATATCGAAACCGCGGCTTACATCGAAGAGATGTTTGAAACTGGCCATGACGATGCCAATCGTGAGGTTTTTTCCCACCATAGCCTAGAAGAATCCAACACTGTCGGGATAGCATTACGAGCTGACAAAAAGACCGTCGACAAAATCACCAAGGGTGCGAAGATGCATAGTTGA
- a CDS encoding deaminase, translating into MTSRPGFDEWVLDCADAVAKRSRDPSTKVGCVIVRPDKSFAAVGYNGFPRSMEDKPEWYETREEKYDRVIHAEMNALAAMKEPAKGCIVYVTHPPCKECTKFLAAHQVGKVVWRHNEGIQGRFDTTRSEEIFKDCGIEYKVVG; encoded by the coding sequence ATGACCAGCAGACCCGGATTTGATGAATGGGTGCTTGATTGCGCCGATGCTGTTGCCAAACGGAGTCGCGATCCGTCTACCAAGGTGGGCTGTGTCATCGTGCGACCGGACAAGAGCTTTGCGGCTGTTGGCTATAACGGCTTTCCCCGCTCGATGGAAGACAAGCCGGAATGGTATGAGACGCGCGAGGAAAAATATGATCGTGTGATCCACGCGGAAATGAATGCGCTTGCGGCCATGAAAGAACCGGCCAAGGGCTGCATAGTTTATGTGACCCATCCACCTTGCAAGGAATGCACGAAATTTCTGGCCGCGCATCAGGTGGGGAAAGTGGTCTGGCGTCACAATGAGGGCATTCAGGGGCGGTTTGATACCACCCGCAGCGAAGAAATCTTCAAGGATTGCGGCATCGAATATAAGGTCGTCGGCTGA
- the ybaK gene encoding Cys-tRNA(Pro) deacylase, translating to MSDSTPATQALKKGKVNFSLLHYEYDHDADRVGLQAAAAIGADPAEVFKSLMVELDGKPVCAVVPSDCEVNMKKLAKALGGKRAAMMQPSDAERMTGYKVGGISPLGQRKRVPTALDLSAMDKVLIHINGGQRGLQIKVAPKALVDFTRWVVADLVR from the coding sequence ATGTCCGATAGTACGCCCGCTACACAAGCCCTGAAAAAGGGCAAGGTGAATTTTTCCCTGTTGCATTATGAATATGATCACGATGCGGATAGGGTCGGGCTACAGGCGGCCGCAGCCATCGGAGCCGATCCGGCGGAAGTCTTCAAGTCGCTGATGGTGGAACTTGATGGCAAGCCTGTTTGCGCGGTGGTGCCTTCCGATTGCGAAGTCAATATGAAGAAGCTGGCCAAGGCGCTCGGCGGCAAGCGCGCCGCCATGATGCAGCCTTCTGATGCCGAGCGGATGACAGGCTACAAGGTTGGCGGCATAAGTCCACTTGGGCAGCGCAAGCGTGTGCCCACGGCGCTTGATCTTAGCGCTATGGACAAGGTTCTCATTCATATCAATGGCGGACAAAGGGGATTGCAGATCAAGGTAGCCCCCAAGGCTCTGGTGGATTTTACACGCTGGGTGGTCGCCGATCTGGTGCGTTGA
- a CDS encoding GNAT family N-acetyltransferase, whose amino-acid sequence MDQSDYRIEKQTPPLEDFLRLRKITGLTVYSEEAAREGLKGTIAAATIYYGDQVVGIGRLVGDGGCVFVICDIAIDPAHQGKGLGKAIMASLMDYVRSELKSKAYVSLIADLPADKLYEQFGFEATAPASIGMAFRVS is encoded by the coding sequence ATGGATCAGTCAGATTATCGCATTGAAAAGCAGACACCGCCGCTGGAAGATTTCCTGCGCCTGAGAAAAATCACCGGTCTGACCGTCTATTCCGAAGAAGCAGCCAGAGAAGGCCTCAAAGGCACAATCGCCGCCGCGACGATCTATTACGGTGATCAGGTGGTCGGCATCGGCCGTCTTGTAGGTGATGGTGGCTGCGTCTTTGTCATTTGCGATATCGCCATTGATCCGGCTCATCAGGGAAAAGGGCTGGGCAAGGCAATCATGGCCAGTTTGATGGACTATGTGCGTAGCGAACTGAAATCAAAGGCTTACGTGTCGCTCATCGCAGACCTTCCAGCAGACAAGCTCTATGAGCAATTCGGATTTGAAGCAACAGCGCCTGCATCCATCGGCATGGCCTTCAGAGTATCCTGA
- a CDS encoding agmatinase family protein: protein MFDLTYPAFLASELTDAESNPQTALFEVIPCPLEKTVSYGAGTAAGPLALLEASQELERFDGKGFPIKKGIITSDVINCEQPIELVMKDLRARTAASVEAGRIPVTLGGEHSLSYGAIMGVVDALDAPVGIIQIDAHADLRNAYQGHKHSHASVMHLCAVERRLPLMQFGIRALCSEEQDSRMNEAHIQFVDAEKLVTEGITAVDLPEDFPEHVYITFDVDGLDPSIMPATGTPVPGGLSYYQSLQLIAHALKGRKCVGFDVVELAPIEGQWAWDFTAANLTYRLMGLVGGH, encoded by the coding sequence ATGTTTGATTTGACCTATCCTGCCTTTTTGGCTTCGGAACTCACCGATGCAGAGAGCAACCCGCAAACAGCCCTGTTTGAAGTCATCCCCTGCCCGCTGGAAAAGACCGTTTCCTATGGTGCAGGCACTGCGGCCGGCCCTCTGGCCCTGCTGGAAGCAAGTCAGGAGCTGGAGCGCTTTGACGGCAAGGGCTTTCCAATCAAAAAAGGCATCATCACCTCTGACGTGATCAATTGCGAGCAGCCGATCGAGCTGGTGATGAAGGATCTGCGTGCGCGTACGGCAGCCAGTGTGGAGGCGGGTCGCATTCCCGTCACTCTTGGCGGCGAACACAGCCTCTCCTATGGCGCCATCATGGGCGTTGTGGACGCGCTGGACGCTCCGGTAGGCATTATCCAGATTGACGCCCACGCCGACTTGCGCAACGCCTATCAAGGCCACAAGCATTCCCACGCCTCGGTCATGCATCTATGTGCCGTGGAACGCCGCCTGCCTCTCATGCAATTTGGTATCCGCGCCTTGTGCAGCGAAGAACAGGACTCGCGCATGAATGAGGCGCATATCCAGTTTGTCGATGCGGAAAAGCTTGTCACGGAAGGCATAACCGCAGTTGACCTGCCCGAAGACTTTCCCGAGCATGTCTACATCACCTTCGATGTGGACGGGTTGGACCCCTCCATCATGCCAGCAACGGGAACGCCGGTTCCCGGAGGCCTTAGCTATTATCAAAGCCTACAACTCATCGCTCATGCTCTCAAGGGGCGCAAATGCGTTGGTTTTGACGTGGTGGAACTGGCGCCGATCGAGGGACAATGGGCTTGGGATTTCACTGCGGCCAACCTCACCTACCGCCTGATGGGGCTGGTCGGCGGCCATTAG
- the nspC gene encoding carboxynorspermidine decarboxylase, with protein sequence MTDAPVMETQAGDAGAFATFDLARVPSPCFVIDKAAIRRNLRILSQVGEAADVKILLALKAFSCWALGDLIGNYLDGTCASGLWEAKLAKEKFSGELATYSAGFKADEIPEILELSDHLIFNSPAQFHRFLPQINAARKWGYAPDFGLRINPEHSEGHIAKYDPCAIGSRLGTPISQLSDEDLAPFSGIHMHTLCEQDFTPLKRTFEAVEEHLAPWLHKLKWLNFGGGHHITRDDYQRDELVAFLKVIKAKYDVEIYLEPGEAVALDAGILVGEVLDVTRNGNINIAITDISATCHMPDVIEAPYRPALLGEQKGGVSYRLGGPSCLAGDVIGDYAFGSELEIGQPIAFLDQAHYSMVKTNTFNGVRLPSIAIWDSETDQLDVIREFPYAEFRDRLS encoded by the coding sequence ATGACCGATGCGCCAGTAATGGAAACGCAGGCAGGCGATGCCGGAGCCTTTGCAACCTTCGATCTCGCCCGCGTTCCCTCGCCCTGCTTTGTCATCGACAAGGCAGCCATTCGGCGCAACCTGCGCATCCTGTCGCAAGTGGGGGAAGCAGCTGACGTCAAGATTCTGCTGGCGCTCAAAGCCTTCTCCTGCTGGGCGTTGGGCGATCTCATCGGCAATTATCTTGATGGCACCTGTGCCTCGGGTCTATGGGAAGCCAAACTGGCAAAGGAAAAATTCTCCGGCGAGCTGGCCACCTATTCGGCCGGTTTCAAGGCCGACGAAATACCAGAAATCCTTGAGTTATCCGATCATCTGATCTTTAACAGCCCGGCCCAGTTCCATCGTTTCTTGCCGCAAATCAATGCTGCCCGCAAGTGGGGCTATGCACCTGATTTCGGCCTCAGAATCAATCCTGAACATTCCGAGGGGCATATCGCCAAATATGATCCTTGCGCCATTGGCTCGCGCCTTGGCACCCCCATCAGCCAACTAAGCGATGAGGACCTTGCACCCTTCTCGGGCATACACATGCATACTCTGTGTGAACAGGATTTCACCCCTCTCAAACGCACCTTCGAAGCGGTAGAAGAGCACCTTGCCCCTTGGCTGCACAAGCTCAAATGGCTCAATTTCGGTGGTGGCCACCATATCACCCGCGATGACTATCAGCGCGATGAACTGGTTGCCTTCCTCAAAGTCATCAAGGCGAAATATGATGTCGAGATCTATCTTGAGCCCGGCGAAGCCGTAGCGCTGGATGCCGGCATTCTGGTGGGCGAAGTGCTCGATGTGACCCGCAACGGCAACATCAACATCGCCATCACGGACATCTCGGCCACATGCCACATGCCTGACGTGATCGAAGCCCCTTATCGCCCCGCTCTATTGGGTGAACAAAAGGGCGGCGTCTCTTACCGGCTAGGCGGCCCATCCTGTCTGGCGGGAGATGTCATCGGCGACTATGCCTTTGGCTCTGAACTGGAGATCGGCCAGCCCATCGCCTTTCTCGATCAGGCACATTATTCGATGGTCAAGACAAACACCTTCAACGGCGTACGCCTGCCATCCATCGCCATTTGGGATTCGGAAACGGACCAGCTCGACGTCATTCGCGAGTTCCCCTATGCTGAATTCCGCGACCGCCTGTCGTAA
- a CDS encoding saccharopine dehydrogenase family protein has product MNKVLVIGAGGVGSVVIHKMAQLSDIFGDITLASRRIFKCDEIAASVKERTGVTIKTAEVDADDVEALSALIDKLGVSLVVNVALPYQDLNIMDACLKSGVNYLDTANYEPRDVAKFEYSWQWAYQQRFEEAGLMALLGSGFDPGVTNIYTAYAKKHLLDRIDTLDILDCNGGDHGQHFATNFNPEINIREVTAPVHHWENGTWVTTPAMANKQPFDFPAVGEKNMYQMYHEELESLVKHLPEIKRARFWMTFGDAYIKHLEVLQNVGMTRIDPVMYEGKEIIPLQFLKAVLPNPGDLGKTTKGKTCIGNIMTGEKDGKEKTVYVYNICDHEECFAEVGSQAVSYTTGVPAMIGAALMLTGKWSGKGVFNMEQLDPDPFMDMLNKHGLPWEAHELDKPLDF; this is encoded by the coding sequence ATGAATAAAGTTCTGGTTATCGGCGCAGGTGGCGTCGGCTCCGTCGTCATTCATAAAATGGCGCAGCTTTCCGATATCTTCGGAGACATCACACTGGCCTCACGCCGCATTTTCAAATGCGACGAGATCGCCGCGTCGGTGAAGGAGCGCACCGGCGTTACCATCAAGACCGCCGAAGTGGATGCCGACGATGTGGAAGCCCTCTCCGCGCTCATAGACAAGCTTGGTGTGTCTCTGGTGGTCAACGTGGCCCTGCCTTATCAGGACCTCAACATCATGGATGCGTGCCTGAAGTCCGGTGTCAATTATCTCGACACGGCCAACTATGAGCCGCGCGACGTTGCCAAATTCGAATATAGCTGGCAGTGGGCCTATCAGCAGCGCTTCGAGGAAGCTGGTCTGATGGCTTTGCTCGGCTCCGGCTTCGACCCCGGTGTAACCAACATCTACACGGCCTATGCCAAGAAGCATCTGCTCGACCGTATCGACACGCTCGACATTCTCGATTGCAACGGCGGCGACCATGGCCAGCATTTCGCGACCAATTTCAACCCGGAAATCAACATCCGCGAAGTGACCGCTCCTGTGCATCATTGGGAAAATGGCACCTGGGTGACCACCCCAGCCATGGCCAACAAGCAGCCTTTTGACTTCCCCGCTGTGGGCGAGAAAAACATGTATCAGATGTATCACGAGGAGCTGGAAAGCCTTGTGAAGCATCTGCCGGAAATCAAGCGCGCCCGCTTCTGGATGACCTTCGGCGATGCCTATATCAAGCATCTTGAAGTGCTGCAGAATGTCGGCATGACGCGGATTGACCCTGTCATGTATGAGGGCAAAGAAATCATTCCGCTGCAGTTTTTGAAGGCCGTGCTGCCAAACCCGGGCGATCTGGGCAAGACCACCAAGGGCAAGACCTGCATTGGCAACATCATGACCGGAGAGAAAGACGGCAAAGAGAAAACCGTCTATGTCTACAATATCTGCGATCATGAAGAATGCTTCGCAGAAGTGGGCTCTCAGGCCGTGTCCTACACCACCGGCGTGCCCGCCATGATCGGCGCTGCACTGATGCTCACCGGCAAATGGTCTGGCAAGGGCGTCTTCAACATGGAACAGCTCGACCCGGATCCCTTCATGGATATGCTCAATAAGCATGGCCTGCCATGGGAAGCCCACGAGTTGGACAAACCGCTGGATTTCTAG
- the speA gene encoding biosynthetic arginine decarboxylase has product MSTTEQEAPCAIYGIERWGNDRFEVLDNGNIGLITDHAEGPVTTDLTSILHSLEERGIASPILLRVANSLKNQIDRINVSFANAMKELDYKANYRGVFPIKVNQQAHVIEKIVEYGAPHSFGLEVGSKPELIIALGQRLSKEALLVCNGIKDSEFINLALLSRKLGFNTIIVLESKSELDLVLSESKKLNIRPQLGIRIKLNNRITGNWASSSGDRSAFGLSSPDVLHVIDRLRDEGYLDCLQLQHFHLGSQVPDIIDVRRSAAEACRFFVELRKEGAPLNYIDLGGGLGIDYTGEHKSTENSINYSTDEYCYSIVEAVKNTMDDADQKHPTIVTESGRATVAYSSMLLFNIINVTHYEEDNSVEVTEEDDRSIRDMRDVETYLTPSRLQECLNDVTFYRDEVRRNFGRGEVGLRDLAKAEKLYLNLIAKMRKATEADEWVSDDVLTALESAADIYHANFSLFQSLPDVWAIDQLHPIIPIQRLNETPTRRAILSDITCDSDGKVDQFVLADGISSSLPVHALEDDEHYCMAVFFVGAYQETLGDLHNLFGDTNVATIEIKPNGDFNLIHEVEGDTIAEVLSYVEYNPIALSNSFKQMVEEAVSNKKLTVKERKTMMAAFKESMNGYTYFEHS; this is encoded by the coding sequence TTGAGCACTACGGAACAGGAGGCTCCCTGCGCAATCTATGGCATTGAGCGCTGGGGCAATGATCGGTTCGAAGTTCTGGACAATGGCAACATTGGTCTCATCACAGATCACGCAGAAGGGCCGGTCACAACGGACCTGACTTCTATCTTGCATTCGCTGGAAGAGCGTGGCATCGCCTCTCCCATTTTGTTGCGCGTGGCCAACAGCCTGAAAAACCAGATTGACCGCATCAATGTCAGCTTCGCCAACGCGATGAAAGAACTGGACTATAAAGCGAACTATCGCGGCGTCTTCCCCATCAAGGTCAATCAGCAGGCCCATGTGATCGAGAAGATCGTTGAATATGGCGCGCCGCATAGCTTTGGCCTTGAAGTCGGTTCCAAACCGGAATTGATTATCGCCTTGGGACAGCGCCTTTCAAAGGAAGCGCTGCTCGTCTGCAATGGCATCAAGGATAGCGAATTCATCAATCTGGCGCTGCTTTCCAGAAAGCTGGGCTTCAACACGATCATCGTGCTGGAAAGCAAATCCGAGCTGGATCTGGTGCTGAGTGAATCCAAAAAGCTCAACATCCGCCCCCAGCTTGGCATTCGCATCAAACTGAACAATCGCATCACCGGAAACTGGGCCTCCTCCTCGGGGGATCGCTCCGCATTTGGCCTGTCTTCACCGGACGTTCTGCATGTGATCGATCGTCTGCGCGATGAAGGCTATCTGGATTGCCTGCAGCTACAGCATTTCCATCTGGGCAGCCAGGTTCCCGATATCATTGACGTGCGCCGCTCGGCTGCTGAAGCCTGCCGCTTCTTTGTCGAATTGCGCAAGGAAGGGGCTCCGCTCAACTATATCGATCTGGGCGGCGGCCTGGGGATCGACTATACCGGCGAGCATAAATCCACCGAGAACTCCATCAACTATTCCACCGACGAATATTGCTATTCCATCGTCGAGGCCGTGAAGAATACGATGGATGATGCCGACCAGAAGCACCCCACAATCGTCACCGAAAGCGGAAGGGCAACGGTCGCCTACAGCTCCATGTTGCTGTTCAACATCATCAATGTGACCCACTACGAAGAAGACAATAGCGTCGAAGTCACCGAAGAGGACGACCGCTCCATTCGCGATATGCGCGATGTCGAGACCTACCTGACGCCAAGCCGTTTGCAGGAATGTCTCAACGACGTCACCTTCTATCGTGATGAAGTGCGCCGCAATTTCGGGCGCGGCGAAGTGGGCTTGCGCGATCTGGCCAAGGCAGAGAAGCTCTATCTCAACCTGATCGCCAAGATGCGCAAGGCAACAGAAGCCGATGAATGGGTCTCCGATGACGTGCTGACCGCTCTTGAATCGGCAGCCGATATCTATCACGCCAACTTCTCGCTATTCCAGTCTCTGCCCGATGTCTGGGCCATTGATCAGCTGCACCCGATCATCCCGATCCAGCGTCTCAATGAGACCCCGACCCGACGCGCGATCCTTTCCGATATCACCTGCGACAGCGATGGCAAGGTAGATCAGTTCGTACTTGCCGATGGCATTTCATCGTCTCTGCCGGTCCATGCGCTGGAAGATGACGAGCATTATTGCATGGCCGTCTTTTTTGTCGGCGCCTATCAGGAAACGTTGGGCGATTTGCACAATCTGTTTGGCGACACCAACGTGGCCACCATCGAGATCAAGCCGAACGGCGACTTCAACCTGATCCACGAAGTGGAAGGAGACACCATTGCCGAAGTGCTGAGCTATGTGGAATATAACCCCATTGCGCTCTCCAACAGCTTCAAGCAAATGGTAGAGGAAGCCGTTTCCAACAAAAAACTGACCGTGAAGGAACGCAAGACCATGATGGCCGCCTTCAAGGAAAGCATGAACGGCTACACCTATTTCGAACATTCATAA